ACTCCTGGCGGTGAGGTCTTCGCCTGCCTAAACGCCCCACAACTTTCGACGGAGTATTTACGTAACATTTTCACGCGGAACCTGCCTCGGCTTACTGAAAAACACTGCCTGTATTCTGGCGAAGATTTCCCCGAATCTGACCCGGAAAGAGGGTTATCTCTGCAGTATTTTGTGTCAGAAACGGGTTGAAATGGAACTTTCCCCCTTTACCCATAAGTTTCTTCTTTATTATCAAAATAGCCATTATTGTGATATTGTTGAATGATAAAGGGGCATTTTATGGAAGAAATTGAAGTAATCTACAACGATGGGATGTTCGGTTTTGTAAAACCTGCGGAGCTCAATCACCTGATTGAGACCGCTGGCATTGTCAAATTTATGCGCGGAGACTCCTGGATTTATTTAGGGGTTGATGCGACGCGATCAGGACAGCCATCGAGACCTCAATTCAGGGACCGTCGTGCTGGTCTCTAACCCTGTGTCCCGCATCGACGCACTTTTCACGGGTATCAGTGCTCGGGAAATGAATGGTTGAACGCTGTTAACATATTTTCAACTCCGCCATCTTCTAGAATAGTATAACGATCAGGCTTGATCCTCTCAGCTGCCTTAATCGCCGCAATCAGGATGTCTCGTTTAATTCCACACGCAAGCAAACCTGCCGTATCACAAGGCAGTCCGACCGTTGCGTAGGTTTGACGTAAGCTCTCCTGATATTCGTCATGCGCGTAACTTGAAATAAGCGCACCGACCGCGACCAGTTCTCCGTGAGTCGCTGCGGATTGAAAGCCTGTCAGCTCGTTGTAGGCATGGTATAGTTTATGCTCGAACCCGCTGGCTGGGCGGCTTGAGCCGTAACGACTCATCGCTTCGGCACTTGCCATCAAAGAGCAGGCCAGAACTTCAAGAAAATGGTCATCGTAAAAGAAATCCCGCCCCGATTGTAGCTCTTTAATGACCAGCTTTGCTCCACAAACCGCCTGGAACCCCAGGTAACTTTCATAGCGTTCCATCTTCTTTCTGTCTGCCAGCTGCCAGTCAAGCACTGCCGTCAGATTCGACAGCAGATCTCCGATTCCACTGCGGATTCTTCGCTGGTATCCCGGGTCATCGGACTTGACAAGATTAATATCTACCACTACCGCCAGGGGGGTGTTGGCGCAGAGTGTCATCGTGCCATCCAGACCAAGATTCAGTACCGCAAAGGGCGAGGCAAATCCATCGTTAGCCAGAGAAGTAGGGATTGAGACAAAAGGGAGATTTAATTTATATGCGGCATATTTTGCGACATCAATGACGCTTCCCCCACCAACTCCATAAATAATGTCGAACCTTTTTTCACCGCATTTAACCCCCCCAAACTTTTGGTCATATCGGCCGGCAGAAATCTCACAATCAAATTCGAGACAGTTGAATCGTTTTAGCCCAAGATCAAGAATCCTCTCAATTTCACTAAAA
Above is a genomic segment from Geopsychrobacter electrodiphilus DSM 16401 containing:
- a CDS encoding GSU3473 family protein, translating into MEEIEVIYNDGMFGFVKPAELNHLIETAGIVKFMRGDSWIYLGVDATRSGQPSRPQFRDRRAGL
- a CDS encoding iron-containing alcohol dehydrogenase, whose protein sequence is MKFLYKTIDQCLNRVNGVYKGYLSPKIPKQFTIPVIEEVGNDIGSLPSFIGQRLQRDIPGLSFSTPLIIFDKITRNIAGDQIVSDFKKIGIQTTPLTVSSNSFSEIERILDLGLKRFNCLEFDCEISAGRYDQKFGGVKCGEKRFDIIYGVGGGSVIDVAKYAAYKLNLPFVSIPTSLANDGFASPFAVLNLGLDGTMTLCANTPLAVVVDINLVKSDDPGYQRRIRSGIGDLLSNLTAVLDWQLADRKKMERYESYLGFQAVCGAKLVIKELQSGRDFFYDDHFLEVLACSLMASAEAMSRYGSSRPASGFEHKLYHAYNELTGFQSAATHGELVAVGALISSYAHDEYQESLRQTYATVGLPCDTAGLLACGIKRDILIAAIKAAERIKPDRYTILEDGGVENMLTAFNHSFPEH